One Myripristis murdjan chromosome 18, fMyrMur1.1, whole genome shotgun sequence DNA window includes the following coding sequences:
- the LOC115376515 gene encoding tubulin beta-4B chain-like isoform X1, with protein sequence MREIVHLQAGQCGNQIGAKFWEVISDEHGIDPTGTYQGDNELQLERISVYFNEATGGKYVPRAVLVDLEPGTMDSVRSGPFGQVFRPDNFVFGQSGAGNNWAKGHYTEGAELVDSVMDVVRKEAENCDCLQGFQLTHSLGGGTGSGMGTLLISKIREEYPDRIMNTFSVVPSPKVSDTVVEPYNATLSVHQLVENTDETFCIDNEALYDICFRTLKLITPAYADLNHLVSATMSGVTTCLRFPGQLNADLRKLTVNMVPFPRLHFFMPGFAPLTSRGSQQYRALTVPELTQQMFDAKNMMAACNPRHGRYLTVAAVFRGHMSMKEVEEQMLNMQNKNSSYFVEWIPNNVKTAVCDIPPRGLKMAATFIGNSTAIQELIRRISEQFTAMFRRKAFLHWYTAEGMDEMEFTEAESNMNDLVSEYQQYQDATTEEEGEFEEEGEDMV encoded by the exons atgagagaaattgTGCATCTACAGGCGGGTCAGTGTGGAAACCAAATTGGAGCGAAG TTTTGGGAAGTGATAAGCGACGAACATGGCATCGACCCTACGGGAACCTACCAAGGAGACAACGAGCTGCAGTTGGAGAGAATCAGCGTCTATTTCAACGAGGCAACAG GTGGCAAGTATGTTCCTCGAGCTGTGCTGGTGGACCTGGAGCCAGGCACCATGGACTCTGTCAGGTCTGGTCCCTTTGGGCAGGTGTTCAGACCAGACAACTTTGTCTTTG GTCAGAGCGGAGCAGGTAACAATTGGGCTAAGGGCCACTACACCGAGGGAGCCGAGCTGGTGGACTCGGTAATGGATGTGGTgaggaaagaggcagagaacTGTGACTGCCTGCAGGGCTTCCAGCTCACACATTCTCTGGGCGGAGGCACTGGCTCGGGGATGGGCACCCTGCTCATCAGCAAAATCCGAGAGGAATATCCCGACAGGATCATGAACACCTTCAGTGTGGTGCCCTCACCTAAG gtATCAGACACAGTGGTGGAGCCCTACAACGCCACGCTGTCTGTCCACCAGCTGGTGGAAAACACGGACGAGACCTTCTGCATCGATAATGAGGCCCTGTACGACATCTGCTTCCGCACGCTCAAACTCATCACGCCCGCCTACGCTGACCTCAACCACCTTGTCTCGGCCACCATGAGCGGTGTGACCACCTGCCTGCGTTTCCCCGGCCAGCTTAATGCTGATCTGAGGAAACTGACCGTCAACATGGTGCCTTTCCCAAGGCTGCATTTCTTTATGCCAGGCTTTGCCCCCCTGACAAGCCGTGGCAGCCAGCAGTACAG aGCACTGACAGTGCCCGAACTCACTCAACAGATGTTTGATGCCAAGAACATGATGGCAGCCTGCAACCCGCGCCATGGCCGCTACCTCACCGTTGCCGCCGTCTTCCGCGGCCACATGTCCatgaaggaggtggaggagcagaTGTTGAACATGCAGAACAAGAACAGCAGCTACTTTGTAGAGTGGATCCCTAACAACGTGAAGACAGCCGTGTGTGACATCCCACCTCGTGGCCTTAAGATGGCTGCCACCTTCATCGGCAACAGCACAGCCATCCAGGAGCTGATCAGGCGCATCTCCGAGCAGTTCACCGCCATGTTCCGCCGCAAGGCCTTCCTCCACTG GTACACAGCCGAGGGCATGGATGAGATGGAGTTCACTGAGGCCGAGAGCAACATGAATGACCTGGTATCTGAATACCAGCAGTACCAAGATGCCACCactgaggaagagggagagtttgaggaggaaggagaggacaTGGTCTAG
- the LOC115376515 gene encoding tubulin beta chain-like isoform X2 produces MDSVRSGPFGQVFRPDNFVFGQSGAGNNWAKGHYTEGAELVDSVMDVVRKEAENCDCLQGFQLTHSLGGGTGSGMGTLLISKIREEYPDRIMNTFSVVPSPKVSDTVVEPYNATLSVHQLVENTDETFCIDNEALYDICFRTLKLITPAYADLNHLVSATMSGVTTCLRFPGQLNADLRKLTVNMVPFPRLHFFMPGFAPLTSRGSQQYRALTVPELTQQMFDAKNMMAACNPRHGRYLTVAAVFRGHMSMKEVEEQMLNMQNKNSSYFVEWIPNNVKTAVCDIPPRGLKMAATFIGNSTAIQELIRRISEQFTAMFRRKAFLHWYTAEGMDEMEFTEAESNMNDLVSEYQQYQDATTEEEGEFEEEGEDMV; encoded by the exons ATGGACTCTGTCAGGTCTGGTCCCTTTGGGCAGGTGTTCAGACCAGACAACTTTGTCTTTG GTCAGAGCGGAGCAGGTAACAATTGGGCTAAGGGCCACTACACCGAGGGAGCCGAGCTGGTGGACTCGGTAATGGATGTGGTgaggaaagaggcagagaacTGTGACTGCCTGCAGGGCTTCCAGCTCACACATTCTCTGGGCGGAGGCACTGGCTCGGGGATGGGCACCCTGCTCATCAGCAAAATCCGAGAGGAATATCCCGACAGGATCATGAACACCTTCAGTGTGGTGCCCTCACCTAAG gtATCAGACACAGTGGTGGAGCCCTACAACGCCACGCTGTCTGTCCACCAGCTGGTGGAAAACACGGACGAGACCTTCTGCATCGATAATGAGGCCCTGTACGACATCTGCTTCCGCACGCTCAAACTCATCACGCCCGCCTACGCTGACCTCAACCACCTTGTCTCGGCCACCATGAGCGGTGTGACCACCTGCCTGCGTTTCCCCGGCCAGCTTAATGCTGATCTGAGGAAACTGACCGTCAACATGGTGCCTTTCCCAAGGCTGCATTTCTTTATGCCAGGCTTTGCCCCCCTGACAAGCCGTGGCAGCCAGCAGTACAG aGCACTGACAGTGCCCGAACTCACTCAACAGATGTTTGATGCCAAGAACATGATGGCAGCCTGCAACCCGCGCCATGGCCGCTACCTCACCGTTGCCGCCGTCTTCCGCGGCCACATGTCCatgaaggaggtggaggagcagaTGTTGAACATGCAGAACAAGAACAGCAGCTACTTTGTAGAGTGGATCCCTAACAACGTGAAGACAGCCGTGTGTGACATCCCACCTCGTGGCCTTAAGATGGCTGCCACCTTCATCGGCAACAGCACAGCCATCCAGGAGCTGATCAGGCGCATCTCCGAGCAGTTCACCGCCATGTTCCGCCGCAAGGCCTTCCTCCACTG GTACACAGCCGAGGGCATGGATGAGATGGAGTTCACTGAGGCCGAGAGCAACATGAATGACCTGGTATCTGAATACCAGCAGTACCAAGATGCCACCactgaggaagagggagagtttgaggaggaaggagaggacaTGGTCTAG